The nucleotide window TCTGAGCACCATGGTGCAGGGAGGCGCTCTGATCGGTGATGCGGAGCAGTACTCGGTGCTGATGATGCTCATGTGCCGCTCCCTGGGGATCCCGGCGCGCGTGGTCATGGGCTTTGACCCGTCGATTGACGGCGACGCCACCCAGGTTACGGGCACCGATGTGACTGCTTGGGTGGAGATCCCGTTCAAGGGTGTGGGCTGGGTGCCGTTTGATGTCACTCCTGACCGTGACAACCTGCCGCAGCAGCAGACTGAGGAGCGGGTCTCTAACCCGTTGCCGCAGGTGCTACAGCCGCCGTTGGCTCCGCAGGATCCTGCTGAGCTCCCGCCGAGCTACGAGGACACCCAGGAGCCCAATGACGACGACGAGGTCCAGCAGCCTCACTCTTACCTGGCCCTGGGCGTCGCAGGTGGCGTGCTGGCCCTCCTGCTGCCCTTCGCGCTGATCCTTGGCCTCAAGGCGCTGCGGCGGCGACGGCGTCAACGTTCGCACTCTGCCGTTGAACGGGTGGAGGGCGCCTGGGACGAGGTCTTGGATTGGGCGCGTGACCTGGGCGTGCAGAGCGCATGCGGCCGCACGCGGCATGAGACAGCCACCGACCTGGACCACAGCTTCCCCGATGCGGGTCTGCTTGACCTGTCGCGGGATGTCGATAAATCCGTATTCAGTGCAGCGAACCCCGCAGAGGAAGATGCAGCCGCCGTTTGGCTTAGTGCGGAGGCTAGTATTCCTGCGATGGGCTTCGGCAAAAGCCGTTTCCAACGCGCCCTGGCAAGGGTGTCGTTGGCGTCCCTTGTCCATCCGGCTGGCCGCACTTTGCGTGGTCGCCGTTCCTTCAGGAGATACCCACGATGACGCTCTTGAGCGTAACTGACGAGACCATGGTCAACCCGTTGCGCATACCTGCAACCACAGGGGCTCGCGCCCGGGCGGTCATCATCGACGCCGTCCTCATCAGTATCCTCGCTGTGGCGCTGATGGGTGCGTCTATCCTAGTTCTTCACCGCCCGCACCTGGGCCTGCTGAGTGCGATACTGGCGGTGATTGTGCTGATCCGTGAGGCTGATCTGACCTTCACGGGCTACAGTGTAGGTGGGCGCGTCGCCGGTGTGCGTTGGGTGGATGCCCGCACTGACAGCCATCCGGGAATCGGCATGTTCTTCCACGCGGATCTGGTGCTCATCACCATCGTCCCCACGCTCGGTTTTGGTTCCCTGCTACTCCTGAGTTCAGCCGCCAAGGACAAGAACCGGCGTGGCTGGCACGACCGCATCTCCGGTCTGATTGCGGTGAGTACCAAGGACCCGTTTGACGAGGAACTGGAGGAGTTTGACGACATCTCCCTGATGTCCACTACTGGCACCTTGGAGGAGGTCCCGGAGGAGTTCTACCGCGCTGACGCCGAGGATCCGGAGCGCCTGGGCCCGGGCCAGGCGCCGGTGAACCACTCGGTGTATGAGTCCAGCCGTGGCGCGAAGGTGGCCAGCACCCAGGAGGCTGAGGCGGCTGAGGTTAGGAGCGAGGCGCCGGTCTTTGCGTCTGTGGTGGCGGCAGCTAGTGCGGCGCGGTCCTTTGCGACGTCGGAGCCTGTGCCGGTGGTTGAGACGGCGTCTCAGGCTGAGGCGAAGGCCAACGTACAGGCTGGGTCCTCTGCTGCTGATACTGAGGTGCTGCCCGCTGCCGAGCCGGAGCCGACGGCTGCGCCTGCCGTGGACTCCACGGGCTCCACGGTGGAGCCCGCAACTGAGCCGAAGGTCGTGTACCAGCCAGTTCCGGAGCCTGAGGTGACCGTGGTGGAGCAGGCCGCTGAGCCTGTTGTGGAGGCCGCCGAGGCCACTGACGTGAAACCTGAGGCTGGGGTTGAGCCCGTCACTGAGTCTGAGACTGGGGCGCGGGTGCCTGCGCCCGCTGAGTCGGGGGCTGTATGCGAGCCTGAGCCGACCGGTCTGGAGGACGGTATGGACGATACGGACGGTGACGGTGACGTTGATCTCAAGCCCATGGAGGATGACTCCGCCGAGCAGGCCGCAGTGCAGGCCACAGAGCTTGTAGCAGACCAGCAGCACCCGAATGCGGAGGCTGAGTTTGAGCAGGTTGCCCAGAGCATCCTGGGTGCCGCAGAGGAGGTCACTGAGGCAACCGAGGCCACAGCCGCCACCGAGGCGCTCGCAGGCACCGCTGCTGGCGCTGAGCAGGCTGTTTCCCCCGCCGTCGCTGCTGAGCAGACCGGCAGCACCTTCCAGGCCGACGCCGTGATCCCGCCCGTCTCCAGGGGCTCCGGCATGCTGAATGAGTTTG belongs to Actinomyces trachealis and includes:
- a CDS encoding RDD family protein yields the protein MTLLSVTDETMVNPLRIPATTGARARAVIIDAVLISILAVALMGASILVLHRPHLGLLSAILAVIVLIREADLTFTGYSVGGRVAGVRWVDARTDSHPGIGMFFHADLVLITIVPTLGFGSLLLLSSAAKDKNRRGWHDRISGLIAVSTKDPFDEELEEFDDISLMSTTGTLEEVPEEFYRADAEDPERLGPGQAPVNHSVYESSRGAKVASTQEAEAAEVRSEAPVFASVVAAASAARSFATSEPVPVVETASQAEAKANVQAGSSAADTEVLPAAEPEPTAAPAVDSTGSTVEPATEPKVVYQPVPEPEVTVVEQAAEPVVEAAEATDVKPEAGVEPVTESETGARVPAPAESGAVCEPEPTGLEDGMDDTDGDGDVDLKPMEDDSAEQAAVQATELVADQQHPNAEAEFEQVAQSILGAAEEVTEATEATAATEALAGTAAGAEQAVSPAVAAEQTGSTFQADAVIPPVSRGSGMLNEFEPFNTVGEAATADNGFVAVSATSELDADESSSFGVVPPVEEVVGAPRSAPSPSEQDDHYELVKEVFARRAAARAAEVAANGASGPSIATFDSEDISVSPAAEEAVEASSESSQEIVDDTLIDASLVDGQTTGESMIEVPEGESLDSYFADALINDDDAISAESAEAESAEQVGTIGTEGPSHAFVDDRSEPVIRLMPFTNAGRAIHVTGPTIIGRAPLNTSRYPEAKLVALGDSAPSVSKTHAAMMPTEHGILVTDLGSSNGTRVVRAGKARRIPTDVAVMVHEGGVVLLGQTAYRVQR